In Arthrobacter sp. B3I9, the following are encoded in one genomic region:
- a CDS encoding SRPBCC domain-containing protein, with product MENLRFSIDIDAPAQHVWNVMLDLDTYREWTGAFHEGSTYEGGWNEGDEIRFLGPNDDGTASGLLGTIVENRPHEFVSIRYLGDIENDVEHREGPVVGLHENYSFRETGGVTSLVVELEVPEEWADDMRSMWSEAIVTIKRLAERA from the coding sequence ATGGAGAATCTCCGATTCAGCATCGATATCGACGCTCCCGCGCAGCACGTCTGGAACGTCATGCTCGACCTTGACACCTACCGCGAATGGACGGGCGCCTTCCACGAGGGATCGACCTACGAAGGCGGCTGGAATGAGGGCGACGAGATCCGCTTCCTCGGCCCGAACGACGACGGCACGGCGAGCGGTCTCCTGGGCACCATCGTCGAGAATCGGCCCCACGAGTTCGTGTCGATCCGCTATCTCGGTGATATCGAAAACGACGTCGAGCACCGCGAAGGGCCCGTCGTCGGGCTGCACGAGAACTACTCGTTCCGAGAGACCGGCGGGGTGACATCTCTCGTCGTCGAACTCGAGGTGCCCGAGGAGTGGGCCGACGACATGCGCAGCATGTGGTCGGAGGCGATCGTCACGATTAAGCGGCTGGCAGAGCGGGCCTAG
- a CDS encoding DUF3090 domain-containing protein, with amino-acid sequence MPTRVHEFAWPDRVVVGTIGLPGARTFYLQVRAGKQIVSIALEKQQSALLADKIDEILDQLITVEGNPFSVPTSTPIELVDNDQLEAVQEQFRTGAISLGWDPTTAQIVIEAYPVTDVEPDDDDVSRDEDDTEVPEMLLVRMPVGTARAFAKRTREIVGAGRPTCPLCGYPIDADGHTCTLPEV; translated from the coding sequence ATGCCTACACGTGTTCATGAATTTGCCTGGCCTGACCGGGTCGTCGTCGGCACCATCGGGCTTCCGGGCGCGCGCACGTTCTACCTGCAGGTGCGCGCAGGAAAGCAGATCGTGAGTATCGCCCTGGAGAAGCAGCAGTCGGCTCTACTCGCGGACAAGATCGACGAAATTCTCGACCAGCTCATCACCGTCGAGGGCAACCCCTTCAGCGTTCCCACGAGCACTCCCATTGAACTTGTCGACAATGACCAGCTCGAGGCCGTCCAGGAGCAGTTTCGAACCGGCGCCATAAGCCTGGGTTGGGACCCGACAACGGCGCAGATCGTCATAGAGGCCTATCCGGTCACTGATGTCGAACCTGACGACGACGACGTATCGCGTGATGAGGACGACACGGAAGTGCCCGAGATGCTGCTAGTGCGGATGCCGGTTGGCACCGCCCGCGCGTTCGCCAAGCGCACCCGCGAGATCGTGGGCGCTGGGCGTCCGACGTGCCCGCTCTGCGGTTACCCCATAGACGCCGACGGGCACACCTGTACCCTTCCCGAGGTCTGA
- a CDS encoding SCO1664 family protein, whose protein sequence is MPAPDLMTAELTLTGRITTASNATFLGSIGDTTVVYKPIAGEKPLWDFPDGFLAHREVAAYLVSEVLGWNVVPRTWLRDGPLGKGMVQLWQETDPGQNAVDLVGAADVPESGWKHVLEGQDENGRTVALIHEDTPELRRMAVFDVIVNNADRKGDHILPMTDGHRHGVDHGLTFHRDHKLRTVLWGWLGDALSAEERDGIDRVREGLHGSLGRNLADLLSAEEIASLAARCARLRLAGRFPAPSGEMPAVPWPLF, encoded by the coding sequence ATGCCGGCGCCCGACCTGATGACTGCCGAGCTGACGCTCACCGGGCGCATCACGACGGCGTCGAATGCCACCTTTCTGGGCAGCATCGGCGACACCACAGTCGTTTATAAACCGATAGCCGGGGAAAAACCCCTGTGGGACTTTCCCGACGGCTTCCTTGCCCACCGGGAGGTCGCCGCCTACCTGGTTTCTGAGGTCCTCGGCTGGAACGTGGTGCCCCGCACCTGGCTCCGCGATGGCCCTTTAGGCAAAGGAATGGTGCAACTGTGGCAGGAGACTGACCCCGGCCAGAACGCGGTGGATCTCGTAGGGGCGGCCGACGTACCGGAGAGCGGTTGGAAACACGTCCTAGAGGGTCAGGATGAGAACGGGCGGACAGTCGCCCTCATACACGAGGACACGCCAGAGCTCAGACGCATGGCGGTGTTCGACGTCATCGTCAACAACGCCGACCGCAAAGGCGACCACATTCTGCCCATGACTGACGGACACCGGCACGGTGTCGACCATGGGCTCACCTTTCACCGTGACCATAAGCTGCGCACTGTGCTGTGGGGATGGCTGGGAGACGCCCTAAGCGCCGAGGAACGCGACGGCATAGATCGTGTCAGAGAAGGACTGCACGGTTCACTGGGCCGAAACCTGGCGGACTTGCTTAGCGCCGAAGAAATCGCATCGCTCGCCGCGCGGTGCGCCCGGTTGCGCTTGGCAGGGCGATTTCCGGCTCCCAGTGGTGAGATGCCAGCGGTACCCTGGCCGCTGTTCTGA
- a CDS encoding dihydrofolate reductase family protein gives MRKLIYGMNLTLDGYIAAAGDDIGWSGPSDELFQWWLDQETLSSLTLYGRKLWETMSSYWPTGDQQPNATAAEIEFARNWRDTPKVVFSSTIDKVDWNSRVVTGDAVAEITRLKAEDGGSMSIGGATLAGAAMRAGLIDEYMLATHPVLVGGGTPFFTAVDSWVNLNLVETRTFPGGVVLTRYETRR, from the coding sequence GTGCGGAAACTGATCTACGGCATGAACCTGACCCTGGACGGCTACATCGCCGCGGCCGGCGATGACATTGGCTGGAGCGGGCCGAGCGACGAACTGTTCCAGTGGTGGCTCGACCAGGAGACGCTTAGCAGCCTGACGCTGTACGGCCGCAAGCTCTGGGAGACCATGAGTTCTTACTGGCCGACAGGCGACCAGCAGCCCAACGCCACCGCGGCGGAGATCGAGTTCGCTCGGAACTGGCGGGACACGCCGAAGGTGGTGTTCTCCTCGACGATTGACAAGGTCGACTGGAACTCCCGCGTGGTCACCGGCGACGCGGTCGCCGAGATCACCCGGCTCAAGGCCGAGGACGGCGGCTCGATGAGCATCGGCGGCGCAACGCTCGCCGGGGCGGCCATGCGGGCCGGTCTGATCGACGAATACATGCTGGCCACCCATCCGGTCTTGGTGGGCGGCGGCACTCCGTTCTTCACCGCTGTGGACAGCTGGGTGAACCTGAATCTGGTGGAGACGCGGACGTTTCCCGGCGGCGTGGTCCTGACCCGGTACGAGACGAGGCGCTGA
- a CDS encoding ABC transporter family substrate-binding protein produces the protein MAATLALALGACSANSEPAQPTLAAVPTVSDGSATVAEVNAFSTFNSNTGHGNTDINARISYATHSGFFYIDNNLNVVRNEKFGKMEKISDDPLTVRYTVNEGVKWSDGTPVTAADLLLQWAAFSGYYDDADAGGKTGTSYFSYAGDRTGLALTEFPELGADNRSMTLKYSKPFADWEVAMGGPGIDIPAHVLAAKAGLKDVRALVELLKNTPRGDARAQRPANAELRALANVWNSGFDTKTLPADPMLFLSNGPYIVKALTPDQSLTLVRNKDYNWGPEPKLDEITVRYIGSATAQLDALKNDDADIADLQASADTVDELTALQSQGVTANIGNQLAYDHLDVNFTGPFADKNIREAFLKTVPRKAIVDKIVKTLDANAAPLDSQVFFPDEAAYADAVRDNGSSAYQDVDIEAARRLLDGATPEVRILYNRDNPNRAAAFSLIRDSAGKAGFRIVDGGLGASDWGGALGGGTYDAAIFGWISTGVGVAGVPQVFKSGSGSNFNGFSDPDADKLMDELVGTTERSKQDSLMQQIDKKIWNSAYGLPLYRTVGVIAYDNRMDGVKFMPSQTGAWWNFWEWAQK, from the coding sequence ATGGCCGCGACGCTCGCCCTTGCTCTCGGGGCATGCTCTGCCAACAGCGAGCCGGCGCAGCCCACGCTTGCCGCAGTGCCAACCGTGTCGGACGGATCGGCAACGGTCGCCGAAGTTAACGCGTTCAGCACGTTCAACTCCAACACCGGCCACGGCAACACCGACATCAATGCCAGGATCAGCTACGCCACCCACTCCGGGTTTTTTTACATCGACAACAACCTGAACGTCGTACGCAACGAAAAGTTCGGCAAGATGGAAAAAATCTCGGATGACCCGCTGACGGTCAGGTACACCGTCAACGAGGGCGTAAAGTGGTCGGACGGAACGCCTGTCACGGCCGCGGACCTGCTGCTGCAGTGGGCCGCCTTCTCCGGCTACTACGACGACGCCGACGCCGGAGGCAAGACGGGAACGTCCTACTTCTCCTACGCCGGAGACCGGACCGGACTGGCTCTGACCGAGTTTCCCGAACTCGGGGCGGACAACCGCTCCATGACCCTGAAATACTCCAAGCCCTTCGCGGACTGGGAAGTCGCTATGGGCGGACCCGGGATCGACATCCCGGCCCACGTCCTCGCCGCCAAGGCAGGGCTGAAGGACGTCCGCGCCCTCGTTGAGCTCCTGAAGAACACGCCGCGCGGTGACGCCCGGGCGCAGAGACCGGCCAACGCCGAGCTCCGGGCTCTGGCCAACGTTTGGAATTCCGGCTTCGACACCAAGACGCTGCCGGCGGATCCGATGCTGTTCCTGTCCAACGGCCCGTACATCGTCAAGGCCCTCACTCCGGATCAATCCCTGACCTTGGTCCGGAACAAGGACTACAACTGGGGCCCCGAACCCAAGCTGGACGAGATCACCGTCCGCTACATCGGCTCCGCTACGGCCCAGTTGGATGCTCTCAAGAACGACGACGCCGACATCGCCGACCTGCAGGCCTCCGCCGACACGGTGGATGAGCTCACGGCGCTTCAAAGCCAGGGCGTCACGGCCAACATCGGCAACCAGCTCGCCTACGACCATCTCGACGTGAACTTCACCGGCCCCTTCGCGGACAAGAATATCCGCGAGGCATTCCTGAAAACGGTGCCGCGGAAGGCCATTGTCGACAAGATCGTCAAAACACTCGACGCGAACGCCGCACCGCTCGATTCGCAGGTGTTCTTTCCCGACGAAGCAGCGTACGCCGACGCCGTCCGGGACAACGGGTCCTCGGCCTACCAGGACGTGGACATCGAGGCCGCACGGCGGCTGCTGGACGGCGCGACCCCGGAAGTGCGCATCCTGTACAACAGGGACAACCCCAACCGCGCCGCGGCCTTCTCGCTGATCCGCGACTCAGCCGGCAAAGCGGGCTTCCGGATCGTCGACGGCGGACTTGGCGCCTCGGACTGGGGCGGGGCTCTGGGCGGCGGCACCTACGACGCCGCGATCTTCGGCTGGATCAGCACCGGGGTGGGCGTGGCCGGCGTTCCGCAGGTCTTCAAGTCAGGCAGCGGCTCCAACTTCAACGGGTTCAGCGACCCCGACGCCGACAAGCTGATGGATGAGCTGGTCGGCACGACCGAACGCAGCAAGCAGGACAGCCTGATGCAGCAGATCGACAAGAAGATCTGGAATTCCGCCTACGGCCTTCCGCTGTACCGGACAGTCGGAGTGATCGCCTACGACAACCGCATGGACGGCGTGAAGTTCATGCCCAGCCAGACCGGCGCCTGGTGGAACTTCTGGGAGTGGGCCCAGAAGTAA
- a CDS encoding SRPBCC family protein: MENLRFSVDVDVDAPAQHVWNVMLDLDTYREWTGAFHEGSTYEGGWNVGDEIRFLGPNDVGTASGLLGTVVENRPTSSCRSAISVMSRMTSSTAKGPPSGCTRTTRSERPAG, encoded by the coding sequence ATGGAGAATCTCCGATTCAGCGTCGACGTCGACGTCGACGCTCCCGCGCAGCACGTCTGGAACGTCATGCTCGACCTTGACACCTACCGCGAATGGACGGGCGCCTTCCACGAGGGATCGACCTACGAAGGCGGCTGGAACGTGGGCGATGAGATCCGCTTCCTCGGCCCGAACGACGTCGGCACGGCGAGCGGTCTCTTGGGCACCGTCGTCGAGAATCGTCCCACGAGTTCGTGTCGATCAGCTATCTCGGTGATGTCGAGAATGACGTCGAGCACCGCGAAGGGCCCGCCGTCGGGCTGCACGAGAACTACTCGTTCCGAGAGACCGGCGGGGTGA
- a CDS encoding lipid kinase, with protein MKVAREARSAAVVINAGSRRGAAAHELAVDTMEKAGVPISSVHHVLFGAELAGTLDRVVADGHDLVVVGGGDGTVSCAAGRVAGTDVVLGVLPLGTANDLARTLEIPVNLADACAAVADGKVVDIDLGRANGQPFLNVASVGLSVGVTEALSPRLKRHLGPLAYGVATLRAYARHQPFGARLDFPEGDHEPITLEHLLQVAVGNGRHYGGGNTVSPTAGIDDHTLDIYAILAAPFREHVNIARLLKDGSFVEHDRVYHVTSRRVRLFTEPPLSVNLDGEIATITPTDFAIQRNAVHVVVPQSSNSASFDGPGVASGPFNRGPVGPGT; from the coding sequence ATGAAGGTAGCCCGAGAGGCGCGGTCTGCTGCGGTGGTGATCAACGCCGGTTCACGCCGTGGCGCGGCCGCCCACGAACTGGCGGTAGACACGATGGAAAAGGCAGGCGTGCCGATCTCCTCCGTGCACCACGTGCTGTTCGGTGCAGAGCTGGCCGGGACGCTCGACCGGGTGGTTGCGGACGGCCATGACCTGGTGGTTGTCGGTGGCGGCGACGGGACGGTGAGCTGCGCCGCCGGCCGGGTTGCTGGCACCGACGTCGTGCTCGGCGTTCTTCCGCTGGGCACCGCCAACGACCTTGCCCGCACGCTTGAGATACCGGTTAATTTGGCCGATGCGTGCGCTGCTGTCGCAGACGGAAAGGTGGTTGACATCGACCTTGGCCGGGCCAACGGTCAGCCATTCCTCAACGTCGCTTCCGTTGGGCTGTCTGTGGGTGTCACCGAGGCCTTGAGTCCCCGGCTCAAGCGGCATCTCGGGCCATTGGCGTACGGCGTCGCCACCCTCCGCGCCTATGCTCGGCACCAGCCGTTCGGAGCCCGTCTCGACTTCCCGGAGGGGGACCACGAGCCGATAACGCTCGAGCACCTGCTTCAGGTGGCCGTCGGCAACGGCCGGCATTACGGCGGCGGCAACACGGTCTCCCCGACGGCCGGGATCGATGATCACACTCTTGACATCTACGCGATCCTGGCGGCGCCGTTCCGGGAGCACGTGAACATTGCACGGTTGCTCAAGGACGGAAGCTTCGTCGAACACGACCGGGTGTACCACGTGACCAGCCGACGTGTCCGGCTCTTCACCGAGCCGCCGCTGTCGGTGAACCTCGACGGTGAGATCGCGACGATCACGCCAACCGACTTCGCCATCCAGCGCAACGCAGTTCACGTCGTCGTACCTCAAAGCAGCAACAGCGCATCGTTCGATGGACCGGGCGTTGCAAGCGGGCCGTTCAATCGAGGGCCTGTTGGCCCCGGGACGTGA
- a CDS encoding ABC transporter substrate-binding protein has protein sequence MRFSRTSKALGVVAIAALALTGCGAGGGTASGSASTGGDTSKVILADGSEPQRPLMPADTNEVGGGKVIDMIFAGLVSYDPSGKPVNELAESIEGKDGQHFTIKIKKDQKFTNGEAITAKTFVDSWNFGAAAKNAQLSGGFFESIKGYDEASAEGSTVETMSGLKVVDDQTFTVELKQPESDWPLRLGYTAFVPVPSGALADPKGFGEKPVGNGPYKLADGGWQHNVQIQLVPNPDYNGPRKAKNAGVTFKIFQNDDAAYQDLLSNNLDILQTIPTSALKNFKSDLGDRTINKPYAGNQTIAIPEYLPEWSGEAGKLRRQAISMAINRDEITKVIFSGARQPAKDFTAPVLDGYSDSIPGSENLKFDAAKAKEAWAKADAIQKWDASKTFDIAYNADKGGHKAWVEAVVNQLKNTLGIKVEGKPYATFKEARNDATAKTLTGSIRAGWQADYPSLYNFLGPIYKTGAGSNDADYANPTFDKAVSDGLSASSVAEGNKAMNKAQEILLQDLPAIPLWYQVAQGGWSDKVTNVDYGWDGVPLYYNVTGK, from the coding sequence ATGCGTTTCTCGCGCACTTCCAAAGCACTGGGCGTGGTGGCTATCGCCGCCCTCGCCCTGACCGGATGCGGTGCCGGCGGCGGCACGGCATCGGGCAGCGCCAGCACCGGCGGTGACACCAGCAAGGTGATCCTCGCAGACGGCTCCGAGCCCCAGCGGCCCCTGATGCCGGCCGACACCAATGAAGTTGGCGGCGGCAAGGTCATCGACATGATCTTCGCTGGTCTGGTCAGCTACGACCCCAGCGGCAAGCCGGTCAACGAACTCGCCGAGTCCATCGAGGGCAAAGACGGCCAGCACTTCACCATCAAGATCAAGAAGGACCAGAAGTTCACGAACGGCGAGGCCATCACGGCCAAGACCTTCGTCGATTCCTGGAACTTCGGCGCAGCAGCCAAAAACGCCCAGCTCAGCGGCGGTTTCTTTGAAAGCATCAAGGGCTACGACGAGGCCAGCGCAGAAGGTTCCACCGTCGAGACGATGTCCGGCCTGAAGGTCGTTGACGACCAGACGTTCACCGTTGAACTGAAGCAGCCGGAATCAGACTGGCCGCTGCGTCTTGGCTACACCGCCTTCGTCCCGGTTCCCTCCGGTGCACTTGCTGACCCGAAGGGCTTCGGCGAGAAGCCGGTCGGCAACGGCCCGTACAAGCTGGCCGACGGCGGCTGGCAGCACAACGTGCAGATCCAGCTCGTTCCGAACCCCGATTACAACGGCCCGCGCAAGGCCAAGAACGCCGGCGTGACGTTCAAGATCTTCCAGAACGACGACGCCGCCTACCAGGACCTGCTGTCCAACAACCTGGACATCCTGCAGACCATCCCGACCAGCGCGCTGAAGAACTTCAAGTCTGACCTCGGCGACCGCACCATCAACAAGCCGTACGCCGGCAACCAGACCATCGCCATCCCGGAATACCTGCCGGAATGGAGCGGTGAGGCCGGCAAGCTCCGCCGCCAGGCCATCTCCATGGCCATCAACCGCGACGAGATCACCAAGGTCATCTTCAGCGGCGCGCGCCAGCCGGCCAAGGATTTCACGGCTCCCGTGCTTGACGGCTACAGCGACTCGATCCCCGGATCCGAGAACCTGAAGTTCGACGCCGCCAAGGCCAAGGAAGCCTGGGCCAAGGCCGATGCCATCCAGAAGTGGGATGCCTCCAAGACCTTTGACATCGCGTACAACGCCGACAAGGGCGGACACAAGGCATGGGTCGAAGCCGTCGTCAACCAGCTCAAGAACACCCTGGGCATCAAGGTTGAAGGCAAGCCCTACGCCACGTTCAAGGAAGCCCGCAACGACGCCACGGCCAAGACCCTGACCGGCTCCATCCGCGCCGGTTGGCAGGCTGACTACCCGTCGCTGTACAACTTCCTCGGCCCGATCTACAAGACCGGAGCCGGTTCGAACGACGCCGATTACGCCAACCCGACGTTCGACAAGGCCGTCTCCGACGGCCTGAGCGCCTCCTCCGTTGCCGAGGGCAACAAGGCCATGAACAAGGCCCAGGAGATCCTGCTGCAGGACCTCCCGGCCATCCCCTTGTGGTACCAGGTCGCCCAGGGCGGCTGGAGCGACAAGGTAACCAACGTTGACTACGGCTGGGACGGCGTTCCGCTGTACTACAACGTCACCGGCAAGTAA
- a CDS encoding DUF2199 domain-containing protein: MVFSKKRKCGMCGGTLAAHDRDVRFRLPDPVLNSPEQQRAEGSWLSDPDPTTATLMQIPDISPVVRSLLPVRLQGGHEFRFGVWIAIHPDDLQHACRVWNAPEYADLKLTGYLANKIKPWGFLAVPVNLAVLNAEQTPYCVSSSNEELNDVLTREWPHDILHSMP, encoded by the coding sequence ATGGTTTTCAGCAAGAAGCGCAAGTGCGGGATGTGCGGGGGGACTCTGGCGGCGCATGACAGGGATGTCCGGTTCCGTCTCCCGGACCCTGTTCTGAACAGCCCCGAGCAGCAGCGTGCTGAAGGCAGCTGGCTGAGCGACCCGGACCCGACCACCGCCACGCTCATGCAGATCCCAGACATTAGCCCGGTCGTCCGCTCACTGCTGCCGGTCAGGTTGCAGGGCGGGCACGAGTTCCGGTTTGGGGTTTGGATTGCCATCCATCCGGATGACCTGCAGCATGCCTGTAGGGTTTGGAACGCGCCTGAGTATGCCGACCTGAAACTCACAGGCTACCTGGCTAACAAGATCAAGCCCTGGGGTTTCTTAGCCGTTCCGGTGAACCTGGCCGTGCTCAATGCGGAGCAAACGCCTTACTGCGTGTCCAGTTCGAATGAGGAACTGAACGACGTGCTGACCAGGGAATGGCCGCACGACATCCTTCATTCGATGCCGTGA
- a CDS encoding histidine phosphatase family protein translates to MATVILVRHGRTTANATGLLAGRAVGVSLDQIGRDQAALTGERLAPVPLVGVVSSPLERCQQTAQLILDRQAGAPYAPVDLDLTECDYGQWQGRTLSDLTTEELWPVVQSQPSAVVFPGGESMAAMQARSVAAIRRHDAAFEAEYGPGAVWVAVSHGDIIKSILADALGMHLDLFQRINVGPASVSIVRYGASRPSVYATNTDAGDLSWLSNGIHSGDAPVGGGAGQKAP, encoded by the coding sequence ATGGCGACAGTTATTCTCGTGCGGCACGGCCGCACCACAGCCAATGCCACTGGACTGCTGGCCGGGCGGGCCGTCGGCGTCAGCCTGGACCAGATCGGGCGGGACCAGGCGGCTCTGACCGGAGAGCGGCTCGCGCCCGTGCCCCTAGTCGGAGTGGTGTCGAGCCCTCTTGAGCGTTGTCAACAGACCGCCCAGCTCATCCTCGATCGCCAGGCTGGCGCGCCGTACGCGCCGGTCGATCTCGATCTCACCGAGTGCGATTACGGCCAGTGGCAGGGCCGCACGCTCAGTGATCTCACAACCGAGGAATTGTGGCCGGTTGTGCAGTCGCAACCGTCCGCGGTCGTCTTTCCCGGTGGTGAATCCATGGCCGCGATGCAGGCTCGGTCAGTGGCAGCGATTCGACGCCACGACGCAGCCTTCGAAGCCGAGTACGGGCCAGGGGCCGTATGGGTGGCGGTGAGTCACGGTGACATCATCAAGTCAATCCTCGCCGACGCGCTCGGTATGCACCTTGACCTGTTCCAGCGCATCAACGTGGGCCCCGCCTCCGTATCAATCGTGCGCTACGGCGCTAGTCGGCCGAGCGTCTACGCGACCAACACCGACGCGGGAGATCTGTCGTGGCTGTCGAACGGCATCCACTCTGGCGATGCGCCGGTGGGCGGCGGTGCAGGGCAAAAGGCGCCATGA
- a CDS encoding VOC family protein, with the protein MAIKLENVGIAVRDIEAAIAFFTDLGLTVIGRDTVSGEWTDTAVGLDGNHANIAMLQTPDGHGRLELFEYIHPEAIETNPTRPNDIGMHRVAFSVDDIDEALEVAAKHGCFPLRGVATYADVYKLTYLRGPSGILVMLAEELKKD; encoded by the coding sequence ATGGCCATCAAACTTGAGAATGTTGGTATCGCTGTTCGCGACATCGAAGCAGCAATCGCCTTTTTCACCGATCTCGGTCTTACGGTCATCGGCCGTGACACGGTCAGCGGCGAGTGGACCGATACTGCCGTTGGACTTGATGGAAACCACGCTAACATCGCGATGCTCCAGACCCCGGACGGTCATGGTCGGCTTGAGCTCTTCGAATACATCCATCCCGAGGCGATCGAGACGAACCCGACGCGACCCAACGACATTGGCATGCACCGCGTGGCCTTCTCGGTGGACGACATCGATGAGGCCCTCGAGGTTGCTGCCAAGCACGGGTGCTTTCCGCTACGCGGCGTGGCCACCTACGCTGATGTCTACAAACTCACGTACCTCCGCGGTCCCAGCGGAATCCTCGTGATGCTCGCGGAGGAACTGAAGAAAGACTGA
- a CDS encoding DUF808 domain-containing protein, producing the protein MSGGLVALLDDVAALARIAAASVDDIAAGAAKAGAKATGVVIDDAAVTPQYVSGADPSRELPMIKRIFWGSLRNKLLIILPALLLVSAFVPGAIPYILMLGGTYLCYEGAEKVWYKLRGHHSADEKAPAVERGPEAEAKIAKGAITTDFILSCEIMVISMNEVADESLWVRALILVIVAFVITVLVYGAVALIVKMDDVGLHLASKDSPGSQRFGELLVKGMPAVLAAITLIGTVAMLWVGGHIMLQGAYDLGWHMPYDFVHALETPFAVVPVVGGFLAWLVKTLCSAVLGAAWGLAVMMILHPLLKLLPFGRKKSVHEVGDVDPAS; encoded by the coding sequence GTGAGCGGCGGTCTCGTCGCCCTGCTGGACGACGTCGCAGCCTTGGCCCGCATAGCGGCCGCCTCGGTGGACGACATCGCTGCCGGAGCAGCCAAGGCCGGGGCCAAGGCCACCGGTGTCGTAATCGACGACGCCGCCGTCACCCCGCAGTACGTGTCCGGGGCGGACCCGTCCCGCGAACTGCCGATGATCAAGCGGATCTTCTGGGGCTCGCTCCGAAACAAACTGTTGATCATCCTGCCGGCGCTGCTCCTTGTCAGCGCCTTCGTCCCGGGAGCCATCCCCTACATCCTCATGCTGGGCGGCACCTACCTCTGCTACGAGGGCGCAGAGAAGGTCTGGTACAAGCTCCGCGGCCACCACTCTGCGGACGAGAAGGCGCCGGCGGTCGAACGCGGCCCCGAAGCGGAGGCGAAGATCGCCAAGGGCGCCATCACCACCGACTTCATCCTGTCCTGTGAGATCATGGTCATCTCGATGAACGAGGTGGCCGATGAGTCCTTGTGGGTCCGGGCGCTCATCCTGGTCATCGTGGCGTTCGTGATTACGGTGCTCGTTTATGGTGCCGTCGCACTCATTGTCAAGATGGACGACGTCGGCCTGCACCTGGCTTCCAAAGACTCTCCGGGCTCCCAGCGATTCGGTGAACTGCTTGTCAAGGGGATGCCCGCAGTGCTGGCAGCGATAACCCTTATCGGGACGGTTGCCATGCTGTGGGTTGGTGGGCACATCATGCTGCAGGGCGCATACGACCTCGGTTGGCACATGCCATATGACTTCGTCCATGCCCTCGAGACACCTTTCGCCGTGGTCCCGGTGGTGGGCGGCTTCCTGGCCTGGCTCGTGAAGACCCTGTGCTCGGCCGTCCTCGGGGCCGCCTGGGGCCTCGCCGTCATGATGATCTTGCACCCGCTGCTAAAACTGCTGCCGTTCGGCAGGAAGAAGAGCGTGCACGAAGTGGGCGACGTCGATCCCGCTTCGTAG